The Notamacropus eugenii isolate mMacEug1 chromosome Y, mMacEug1.pri_v2, whole genome shotgun sequence genome includes a window with the following:
- the LOC140516624 gene encoding olfactory receptor 5W2-like — translation MVEGNYSIPTEFILLGITSSPKLKVALFVLFLTVYLVILISNLGMIILIRIDPHLHLPMYFFLSHMSFCDLCYSTAIGLKMLVDFYAKDKSISFIGCALQFYFFCSFADSECLLLAVMALDLYVAISNPLLYTVNMSSRVCYLLMAGVYMVGLMDALLHTTLTFTLSFCRSNEINHFFCDMPPLLAISCSDIQVNELVFFTVFGFIEILTISGVLVSYCYIISSVLKIHSNEGRYKAFSTCVSHLTTVAIFQGTLLFMYFRPSSAYSLDEDKMTSVFYTLVIPMLNPLIYSLRNKDVNEALGRLRNKICF, via the coding sequence ATGGTGGAGGGGAATTACTCCATACCAACTGAGTTCATCCTCTTGGGAATAACTAGTTCTCCCAAGCTAAAAGTGGccctttttgttctctttctcacCGTTTATTTGGTTATTCTTATATCAAATCTTGGGATGATCATCTTAATCAGGATAGACCCGCATCTCCATTTgcccatgtattttttccttagtCACATGTCCTTCTGTGATCTCTGCTACTCCACAGCTATTGGTCTCAAGATGCTGGTGGACTTCTATGCCAAAGACAAATCTATTTCCTTCATTGGTTGTGCTCTgcaattctatttcttttgttccTTTGCAGATTCTGAATGCCTGCTCTTAGCAGTAATGGCTTTGGATCTCTACGTGGCAATAAGCAACCCTTTGCTTTATACAGTAAATATGTCTAGCCGGGTTTGCTACCTATTGATGGCTGGTGTCTACATGGTGGGTTTGATGGATGCTCTGCTCCATACTACTTTAACCTTCACATTGAGTTTCTGTAGGTCCAATGAAATTAACCACTTCTTCTGTGATATGCCTCCTCTTTTAGCAATCTCCTGTTCTGATATCCAAGTCAATGAACTGGTGTTCTTCACTGTCTTTGGTTTCATTGAAATTCTCACAATTTCAGGAGTCCTTGTCTCTTACTGTTATATAATCTCGTCTGTGTTGAAGATCCACTCCAATGAGGGCAGATACAAAGCCTTTTCAACTTGTGTCTCCCACTTAACTACTGTTGCTATATTCCAGGGTACTCTCCTTTTTATGTACTTCAGGCCAAGTTCTGCCTATTCACTAGACGAAGACAAAATGACCTCCGTGTTTTATACTCTTGTCATACCCATGTTAAATCCGTTGATTTACAGTTTGAGAAACAAAGATGTGAATGAGGCTCTGGGAAGGCTGAGaaacaaaatatgtttttaa